Proteins from a genomic interval of Terriglobia bacterium:
- a CDS encoding methyltransferase domain-containing protein: MSHKDTIREEFTRQAEAFAAVAVLHNRERLDRLVNAVNPAPDDRALEIATGPGHVAMAMAGRCREVVGVDITDAILAVAERTRRERALANVRFQRADAEQLPFGDGEFDIVFCRFALHHFEDPSVPLREMARVCRAGGCVAVEDLAASELPERAAFQDQFERLRDPSHTRALPISELARMFGARALEIETVTTGEVVQPVEYWMSYSHTPPDRAAQVREMFARDEQEDLSGACPFRRDGELFFIQRTVTLVARRLTENRQPITENEQ, encoded by the coding sequence CCGCGAAGAGTTCACCCGCCAGGCGGAAGCGTTCGCCGCCGTCGCTGTGCTGCACAACCGCGAGCGCCTCGACCGCCTGGTCAATGCCGTCAATCCTGCGCCTGATGATCGCGCGCTCGAGATCGCCACCGGACCCGGCCATGTCGCCATGGCCATGGCCGGACGCTGCCGCGAGGTGGTTGGCGTGGACATTACCGACGCCATCCTGGCCGTCGCCGAGCGCACCCGTCGCGAGCGCGCTCTCGCCAATGTTCGTTTCCAGCGCGCCGACGCCGAGCAACTCCCGTTTGGCGACGGCGAGTTCGACATCGTCTTCTGCCGCTTCGCCTTGCATCACTTCGAAGATCCGTCTGTGCCTTTGCGCGAGATGGCGCGCGTTTGCCGCGCCGGTGGCTGCGTCGCCGTCGAAGACCTCGCTGCCAGCGAACTCCCCGAGCGTGCCGCCTTCCAGGACCAGTTCGAGCGCCTGCGCGACCCTTCGCACACTCGCGCGCTTCCCATCAGTGAATTGGCGCGCATGTTCGGGGCGCGCGCCTTGGAGATCGAAACCGTTACCACCGGTGAAGTCGTGCAACCGGTGGAGTACTGGATGAGTTATTCGCACACCCCGCCCGATCGCGCCGCCCAGGTGCGCGAGATGTTTGCGCGCGATGAGCAGGAAGACCTCAGCGGAGCTTGCCCCTTCCGCCGCGACGGCGAACTCTTTTTCATTCAGCGCACCGTCACCCTCGTCGCCCGCCGCCTCACCGAAAACCGACAACCGATAACCGAAAACGAGCAGTAG
- a CDS encoding DinB family protein, giving the protein MKKLVSLLLLTFLFVAAAQAQQTPPPKPAQPPTFTQILDRSLGGVEGEFVPAAEAMPEDKYSFAPANGEFKGVRNFGQQVRHVAAANYMICAAIASEKPPVDTGGESGPESIKTKSDSVKFLKDSYAYCHKAYGSINESNSTGQVQSPFGSNKVSRLGLAVLNVGHNFDHYGQMVEYLRMNGIIPPASRGQ; this is encoded by the coding sequence ATGAAAAAACTCGTCTCCCTGCTGTTGCTCACCTTCCTGTTCGTCGCGGCTGCGCAAGCGCAACAGACACCGCCGCCCAAACCGGCACAACCGCCCACGTTCACGCAGATCCTGGACCGCAGCCTCGGCGGCGTGGAGGGCGAATTCGTTCCCGCGGCCGAGGCCATGCCCGAGGACAAGTATTCCTTCGCGCCCGCCAACGGCGAATTCAAGGGAGTCCGCAACTTCGGCCAGCAGGTCCGCCACGTGGCCGCCGCCAATTACATGATCTGCGCCGCGATCGCCAGCGAAAAGCCGCCCGTTGATACCGGCGGCGAAAGCGGCCCCGAATCCATCAAGACCAAGAGCGATAGCGTGAAATTCTTGAAGGACTCTTACGCCTATTGCCACAAGGCGTACGGCTCGATCAATGAAAGCAACTCGACCGGACAGGTGCAAAGCCCGTTTGGTTCCAACAAGGTTTCGCGCCTCGGTCTGGCCGTGCTCAATGTCGGGCACAACTTCGACCACTACGGCCAGATGGTCGAGTACCTGCGCATGAACGGCATCATTCCGCCGGCCAGCCGGGGACAGTAG
- a CDS encoding MFS transporter, which yields MAELGKSLNGIQLKPPSAPLSAWAPLREPLFRSLWIAAVVCYTGRWILSVASGWLMTGLTLSPLMVALVQAASTLPAFLVLLPAGALADMVDRRHFLLVMQTWMVVAAAALGILTFLNLVTPWILLLFTFLIGFGAVMNDPAWQAITPEVVSEENFAAAVALNSAGYNVGRAVGPAIGGVIIAAVGTGSAFLINAASIFGVIFFLYRWKRRPHEAPVPRERVMRAMRTGFEYVRHSHEVKAVLVRTAVFSFSASALLAMLPLIARPFGSIGYGALLGFFGAGALGGAIALPALRRGASVNTLVALATVLYALTSFASGRVHMFALLCAVLFAAGVAWIAIVASLNVSAQTMSPAWLRARTLSIYLLVLQGGMAAGSAAWGAVGERWGIPAALLVSALGLLAGLATIRRFRLRTDGFAFPPAGAGESIT from the coding sequence ATGGCCGAACTGGGTAAATCACTGAACGGCATTCAACTCAAGCCGCCGAGCGCCCCGCTGAGCGCATGGGCGCCGCTGCGCGAGCCGCTGTTCCGCTCGTTGTGGATTGCCGCCGTGGTCTGTTATACCGGCCGCTGGATCCTGAGCGTCGCCAGCGGCTGGTTAATGACGGGCCTGACGCTCTCTCCCCTGATGGTGGCCCTGGTGCAGGCCGCCAGCACGCTCCCTGCCTTTCTCGTGCTCCTGCCCGCGGGCGCTTTGGCCGATATGGTGGACCGCCGCCACTTTCTCCTGGTAATGCAGACCTGGATGGTGGTAGCCGCCGCCGCGCTCGGCATTCTCACCTTCCTGAATTTGGTCACGCCCTGGATCCTGCTCCTGTTCACCTTCCTGATCGGCTTTGGCGCCGTCATGAACGATCCCGCATGGCAGGCGATCACGCCGGAAGTCGTGTCCGAGGAAAACTTCGCCGCCGCGGTGGCGCTCAATTCCGCCGGGTACAACGTGGGACGCGCCGTGGGACCCGCCATCGGCGGCGTCATCATCGCTGCCGTCGGCACCGGTTCCGCGTTCCTCATCAACGCCGCATCCATCTTCGGCGTCATCTTCTTTCTCTACCGCTGGAAGCGCCGCCCGCATGAGGCGCCGGTGCCGCGCGAGCGCGTGATGCGCGCCATGCGCACCGGCTTTGAGTACGTCCGCCACTCGCACGAAGTCAAGGCGGTGCTGGTACGCACCGCGGTGTTCAGCTTCTCCGCCAGCGCGCTGCTGGCCATGCTGCCGCTGATCGCGCGCCCCTTCGGATCCATCGGCTACGGAGCGCTGCTCGGATTTTTCGGCGCCGGCGCCCTGGGCGGAGCTATTGCCCTGCCGGCTCTGCGGCGCGGAGCTTCGGTCAACACGCTGGTCGCGCTCGCCACTGTGCTGTATGCGCTGACCAGCTTCGCTTCCGGGCGCGTGCACATGTTCGCTTTGCTATGCGCCGTGCTCTTCGCCGCCGGCGTGGCCTGGATCGCCATCGTCGCCAGCCTCAATGTTTCGGCGCAGACCATGTCTCCGGCGTGGCTGCGCGCGCGCACGCTTTCCATTTACTTGCTGGTGCTGCAGGGCGGAATGGCGGCGGGCAGCGCCGCCTGGGGCGCGGTCGGCGAGCGCTGGGGAATTCCGGCGGCGTTGCTGGTTTCCGCGCTCGGACTGCTCGCGGGACTGGCCACCATCCGGCGCTTCCGCCTGCGCACCGACGGATTCGCCTTCCCGCCCGCCGGCGCCGGCGAAAGCATTACCTAA
- the gluQRS gene encoding tRNA glutamyl-Q(34) synthetase GluQRS — MTSAENYRGRLAPSPTGYLHVGHARTFWIAYERAQEAGGVLVLRNEDLDPQRSKPEYVRAFIEDLRWFGISWQEGLDVGGPYAPYSQSERRQVYLQTWRKLHAGGWIYPCMCSRKDLAEAAQAPHESNDEPMYSGKCRGRKLSVDSPAGVNWRFRVPDGRVVSFHDGAQDEQQYTAGKDFGDFVVWRRDDVPAYQLAVVADDDAMRITEVVRGCDLLKSTARQILLCEALGVAPPRYYHCDLLVDEKRERLAKRTDALSLRALRAKGMRPEEIRENWLGMQIADNAKT; from the coding sequence ATGACTTCGGCAGAAAACTATCGCGGGCGGCTGGCGCCGTCGCCGACCGGGTACCTGCACGTCGGGCACGCGCGCACGTTCTGGATCGCCTACGAACGGGCGCAGGAGGCGGGCGGCGTGCTGGTGCTGCGCAACGAAGATCTCGACCCACAGCGGTCGAAGCCGGAATACGTGCGCGCGTTCATCGAAGACCTGCGCTGGTTCGGCATTTCGTGGCAGGAGGGACTGGACGTGGGCGGGCCGTACGCGCCGTATTCGCAGAGCGAGCGGCGGCAGGTGTATCTGCAAACGTGGCGAAAGCTGCACGCGGGTGGTTGGATTTATCCGTGCATGTGCTCGCGCAAAGATCTGGCGGAGGCAGCGCAGGCGCCACATGAGTCCAACGATGAACCGATGTATTCCGGCAAGTGCCGCGGGCGGAAGCTGAGCGTGGATTCACCGGCGGGCGTGAACTGGCGCTTCCGCGTGCCGGATGGACGCGTCGTCTCATTCCACGATGGCGCACAGGACGAGCAGCAGTACACGGCGGGCAAGGACTTCGGCGACTTCGTGGTGTGGCGGCGCGATGACGTTCCGGCGTACCAGTTGGCGGTGGTGGCGGATGACGATGCCATGCGAATCACGGAAGTCGTGCGCGGGTGCGATCTGCTGAAGTCCACGGCGCGGCAAATCTTGCTGTGCGAAGCGCTGGGGGTTGCGCCGCCCAGGTATTACCACTGCGATCTGCTGGTGGATGAAAAACGCGAGCGGCTGGCAAAACGGACGGATGCGCTAAGTCTGCGGGCGCTGCGGGCGAAAGGTATGAGGCCGGAGGAAATTCGGGAGAATTGGCTGGGAATGCAGATTGCGGACAATGCGAAAACCTAA
- a CDS encoding response regulator → MADPSKSILVVDDDASLCTLISHILEQQGHAVVTCDTGAEAVDLLRKRRFDVLLLDIGLPDMDGMNLLSVWRGRNGTKVIVITADDTAETLMTAIRGGAYLYIRKPFEPEQLRDLVATALKAQEPQQIEVLSAKPDWLELSVPCSRDAAERMDQFMRQIKIDLPDEAREGVAQAFRELLMNAVEWGGGLDPKRRVRISLLRTPRMLQYRVSDPGPGFRLEDLPHAAINNAPGDVFTHETVRQQKGLRPGGLGLMMVRAVADELLYNEKHNEVIFIKYLNEDGERGVKDAAGS, encoded by the coding sequence ATGGCCGACCCCTCCAAGAGCATTCTCGTCGTTGACGACGATGCCTCCCTTTGCACGCTCATCTCCCACATTCTCGAGCAGCAGGGGCATGCCGTGGTGACCTGCGACACCGGTGCGGAGGCCGTCGACTTGCTGCGCAAGCGCCGCTTCGACGTGCTGTTGCTCGACATTGGCTTGCCGGACATGGACGGGATGAACTTGCTCTCCGTCTGGCGCGGGCGCAATGGCACCAAGGTCATCGTTATCACCGCCGACGACACCGCCGAGACCCTGATGACCGCCATTCGCGGCGGCGCTTACCTCTACATCCGCAAGCCCTTCGAGCCGGAGCAACTGCGCGACCTGGTGGCGACCGCGCTCAAGGCGCAGGAGCCGCAGCAGATCGAGGTCCTCTCCGCCAAGCCCGATTGGCTGGAGCTCTCGGTGCCATGCTCGCGCGACGCCGCCGAGCGCATGGACCAGTTCATGCGCCAGATCAAGATCGACTTGCCGGATGAAGCGCGCGAGGGCGTGGCACAGGCCTTCCGCGAACTGCTGATGAACGCCGTGGAGTGGGGCGGCGGGCTCGACCCCAAGCGGCGAGTCCGCATCTCGCTGCTGCGCACCCCGCGCATGCTTCAGTACCGGGTCTCCGATCCCGGCCCCGGTTTCCGGCTGGAAGACCTGCCGCACGCCGCCATCAACAACGCGCCCGGCGACGTCTTCACGCACGAGACCGTGCGCCAGCAAAAGGGGCTGCGTCCGGGTGGCCTGGGGCTGATGATGGTGCGGGCTGTCGCGGACGAACTCCTTTATAATGAGAAGCATAACGAGGTAATCTTCATCAAGTACCTGAATGAAGACGGCGAGCGAGGCGTCAAGGACGCGGCGGGCAGCTAA
- a CDS encoding DUF2891 domain-containing protein — MFAQDFSLTTAERFAGLALACVHKEYPNKIGHVLNSDADVAPPRKLTPAFYGCFDWHSSVHGHWLLARLARTFPDAPFTPKAIEALRQSLTRANLEAEARYLNGEGRASFERPYGLAWLLQLGQELREWDHPASREMAANLRPLEDAATARLKTWLPKLSHPVRSGEHSQTAFALGLILDAAHASGDREMFMLAASRARQLYLDDNNCPLAYEPSGEDFLSPCLAEADVMRRVSPRADFAKWLSTFLPGIPLNGSAEWLKPAVVTDPSDPKLAHLDGLNLSRAWMLEGIASRLPANDRRLASLRAVAAAHRTAGLASVTGAHYEGGHWLGSFAVYLVTGRGLAK, encoded by the coding sequence ATGTTCGCTCAAGACTTCTCCCTCACCACCGCCGAACGATTCGCCGGGCTTGCTCTCGCCTGCGTCCACAAGGAATATCCCAACAAGATCGGGCACGTGCTCAACAGCGATGCCGACGTCGCGCCGCCGCGCAAGCTCACGCCCGCCTTTTACGGTTGCTTCGACTGGCACTCCTCGGTGCACGGACATTGGCTGCTGGCGCGCCTTGCCCGCACCTTTCCCGACGCGCCCTTCACGCCCAAGGCGATCGAAGCGCTCCGGCAAAGCCTCACCCGCGCCAACCTGGAAGCAGAGGCGCGCTACCTCAATGGCGAGGGCCGCGCCAGTTTTGAGCGCCCCTACGGTCTTGCCTGGTTGCTGCAACTGGGACAGGAACTGCGCGAGTGGGACCATCCCGCGTCGCGCGAGATGGCGGCCAACCTCCGTCCGCTGGAAGACGCCGCCACCGCGCGCCTGAAGACCTGGCTGCCCAAGCTCTCGCATCCGGTGCGCTCCGGCGAGCACAGCCAGACCGCCTTCGCCCTCGGGCTCATCCTCGACGCCGCCCACGCGTCCGGCGATCGCGAAATGTTCATGCTCGCCGCCAGTCGCGCCCGCCAGCTTTATCTGGACGATAATAATTGTCCGCTTGCCTACGAGCCTTCCGGCGAAGACTTCCTCTCGCCCTGTCTCGCTGAAGCCGATGTAATGCGCCGCGTCTCGCCGCGTGCCGACTTCGCGAAGTGGCTCAGCACATTTCTTCCGGGAATTCCGCTGAATGGTTCCGCTGAATGGCTGAAGCCCGCCGTGGTCACCGATCCCAGCGACCCCAAGCTCGCGCACCTCGACGGCCTCAACCTCAGCCGCGCCTGGATGCTGGAAGGCATCGCCTCACGCCTGCCGGCAAACGATCGCCGTCTGGCCTCGTTGCGCGCCGTCGCCGCCGCCCATCGCACCGCCGGCCTCGCCTCCGTTACGGGCGCGCATTATGAAGGCGGGCACTGGCTTGGCAGCTTCGCGGTGTACCTGGTCACCGGTCGTGGCTTGGCGAAGTAG